The DNA sequence TACTCAAAAACTTTCCGAGTTCTGCATTTTTGCTTTCGTCCCATTCAGCATCGAGAACATAATATATCATACAGTATAATTCAAATTTATTCATTTCTTTTTCCTCCGTTTAAATGGATTATTATTATAGCCTGCCATATTTAATCTTAGTTTCAACTATGGCATCCTCATATCTTTTAAAATACATATCTATTATCTGCCCATCTTCCATAGTAACCTCTTTAAAACTTTATTAATTATTCGAAACAGCGTCCAAATCTAAATCAATATCATCTATATTATCAATCATTCCTCCGCTTTCTGTATCATTTATATACACCACTGAAAGGCTTGTCATCGGCTCTACTGAAACAATGGTTATCTTTGTAAGCACTGCATATGAATTATCCTTATGACCTATATATGCAATCGGCTTATGCTCTACTCCTGTCAAGCCTTCAAGTGCCTTATCAAAAGCAGCCTTGACCTCTTCATTTTCTTCCATATAAGGATTTGCATCATTGTACTCCCAGCCTTCTTTTCCTTCCAAGAGTCTAAGGCTGCCTGTGACTTCAGCATTTCCTTCCAGGTCCTCATATACCTTTATAATTACATACTCCGGCTTGGCATCCGGTACTACCATTTCCGCTCTGCAAAGATATAAATAATTTGTTCCGGCAACAATCTGCGAACCAAGTACCGCTGCTACATCATATCTGTAGCCTACCAGATCCTCTGTGGCCTTTTCAAAAGCTGACATAGCATTTACATTATCAATTGCTTTAAAATTATTATTTATTGCCCATTGGCCGGGCGTAGGAGCAACTTCATTTGTTTCGCTTGTTTCTTCTTCCTTAGTCGCAGCACTTTCCTGTGCTATAGTTGTTGCCTGAGATTCTGCATTATCTGCCTTTGCACTACAACCCATAATTGAAGCCGCACAGAGCATTCCCAGTGCAACAGTAAATAACCTTCTCATTTTGTTATCTCCTTAAATAAAATATTACTGTGATTATCTCACTCAATTATATAGACGGAAAATAATGTCATAAGGTCACAGTTTAATTTTTATTTTTTAAGCTGTATCAATATCCTCTTATATCATCTATAACAACTCCACTATCATCACTTGTTATAAACACCAAGCCTATACTTGAAGAAGGTTCTGATTGATTAATTGTTATCTTTGTAAGTATTGCATATGAATTATCCTTTTTTCCAATATACGCAATCGGTTCATAATTTACTTCTGTCAGGCTCTCCTTTGCCTTATTAAATGCAGCTTCAACATTAGGATTGTCCTTTATATCAAGACTTGAATCATTGTACTCCCATCCTAAATCGCCCCCAAGTAAATTTTCACTCCATGTGATTTCTACTTCTGTGCCTAAGTCTTCATGCAACTTTACTATTAAATATTCCGGCTTAGCATCAGGCGTTGTCGCTTCTCCCTTTGCAAGATACTGGTAGTTCATTCCTGATTCCAACTGTGAAGAAAGCACTGCCACCACTTTATAGTGATAATCTTGCATACCTTCTACAGACCTATTAAAAGCCGCAACCGCATCCGGATTGTCATCAGGTATCCAGCTTTCATTCACTGACCAAGCTACTGTATCCTGATAATTCAAAGTATCTTCATCAATTTCTGATATTTCTGAAGTTGACTCATCTATTATTGTATCAGTAGTTTCCTTATTATCTTCAATTTTTGCCTTTGTCTTGCATGCCATAATAGAAGTGGTGCAAAATATTACAAGTACAATAGTAAATATTTTTTTCATTTCGCCTCCTAAAATAAAGCTATTCTTTGATTATCGCTCTTTATTTCATCGCTCCCATATTACTGTTTGCAAACTCACTAATGTCCTCATTTTTCATTGCTTTTTCAAGTAGCCTTGGCAACATCTGCGGAGCGGCTGCAAAACAAGGAATACCGTTATTTGCAATTCTTTGTGCCATATTTGCATCATAAAAAGGTTTACCGGCATCTGATATGGCAAGCAAGCAGATCACAATAACACCATCTTCCTTCATCTGTGTCAATCTTCTAAGAAGTCCTGCACGGTTTCCACCCTCTTCAAGATCTGAAATCAAAAAGAAAATCGTCTTCTTTGGATTCTCTATATATTTAGTGCAATATTTTATTGATTTTTCAATATCGGTTCCACCACCAAGGGTAAATCCAAAAAGTAAATCAATAGGGTCTTCGCATTTTTCACTTAAATCCACGATATTGGTATCAAATGCTACAACCTTAGTCTTTATAGCACTCATACTTGCAAGTATGCAGCTCATTATAGATGAATATATTACCGACTCTCCCATAGAACCACTTTGATCAATATCCAAAATCACAGTATATTTATTGGCGGCAGTTGTTGCACTTCTCTCAAAGAAATAATACTTTTGAGGAATTATCTTCTTTAGCTTTGTATTGTAGTCCTTGATACCCTTTCTTATCGTAGTGTGAAAATCAAGTGCTGATGCTGAAGGAATAGGAGAATGTAATTTTCTATTTATACTTGCCGTAACCGCTCTTTTTAAATCTGTTTCAAGCAGCGCATTTATCTGTTCGACTATTTTTTTGATAAACTCTCTGGCATTTTCCTTACTCTGTTTCGGTATCTGATCCTTTAGGGTAAGTATCATACTTGCCATATGCATATCAGGCTCTATATTATCAAGAAGTTCAGGTTCAAATATGAGCTGCTTTAAGCCACATCTCTCCATAGCATCAGATTGGATTATCTTTACAAGGTCCTTATCAAAAAGTGTTCTCACATCCCCAAGCCATCTACTTATATGCGGACTTGATGCACCTTTTCCACCTCCGCCTCCAAAGCTGAATTTCATGTCCCTGTTATAGATGGCATCAAGTGCCATATCCATCATAAGATCTTCCTGACTTAACTCCGGTCCATCTCCCATACAATCCATTCTTTTTTGTGCTTCAGATCCAAGTATCAATCTCCAACGCCTCAGTCTGTCATTTGTATCCATTTATATCTCCTAAAAGTCTCCAAAATCAAAGTCTTCGAGTATCTCAGTGTCCACTTCCTTTATCTCAGAGTTTATTATTTCACTTACTGCCTGAGCATTGAGTCCCCATATTTCACCAAGATTTTCCGCAATCATATCCTTTTCCTTTGCACTGTATTCTACAAAGGCTCTCCTTAAAAATACCACCGAGCGTCTAAATTCCTCTTCATCCAAAGTATCCAGATACTCACTGAGGCTCTCCCAAAGTGTAAGTCTCCCTATAAGAGCATAATGATTTCTCATAGACAGACCTGCAAACCAGTTTGCACCAAGTTCTGCAGGCATACCAATAGAAAGTCGTCTTGATACTTCTTTTCTAAGAGTCGGCTCATCTATCTTACCTACATCAAGCAGTATTGCTGTAGCAAGTCCGGAGATTTTTGTGTTTAAATCATCTCTATTTGAGAGTTCCATAAGCTTATCAATCCAAAGGCTCTCATCCAAAAAGTCCTGTACCATAAAAACATTATGTATTTTTTGAATATCATCTGCCAAAGTGGCTGCCGCTATATCATCACATGTCGACTCTCCAACCAGCATAAGTGCAGCTCTGATACAAAGTCTTTTTACAATAGGCACCAAAGGTTCTCTGTCCAGTTTTCTGATATCACCAAATGAAATCATATTTGAAAGTTTACTCACAGTGCCTGCGATATCATGTATTGATATTGTACCATTTGCCATCTCATCAAGACTTCTTTTCGCACCCTCTACTATCTTAGGCAGTCCGCAATTAAATGCAGCTTCTATAACCTCCGCTATTTCAGATATCTTTGTAGCCTCCAATAGCCTTTCACTCAATACAAAAGCTACTGCATCCGCTATAGTATCTCCCTTTAATACACTTTCAACTATCTGTATCTCAGCTTCCGGTGTCCACTGAAGTATCCAGTTCTCAGCCCAAGTTGCATTATCCTGATTGCTTCTTTTTATCTGTGCAAAATCTATTCCAAGTACAACAAGTCTGTATAAGAAAAATGATCTGTTTAAGTCAAGAAAAGCACTCTCCTTTGACTTTACTCTTAAGTTTTCTCTTAAATCAAGCTGCAATGGTGTTGCTACAAGTTCCTTATATTTTTCAAGCTTTAACTGCTTAAGTTTAGAAGTAAAATCGCTTTGAATAGACGTCTGCATAGCATCCTGAGGAACACTACCTATCTTTTTGCCTATATCAGTTTCGGCAAAGCCCATTGCCATATCACCAAAGCTTCCGCCACCTATACAGGTAATACTTGCATCCTTTAAATCTTCAAGTGTAGGAACAGAACCTCCACGAATAATGGCAAGTTCTCTTGCAAGCCTTGTCGCCTCTATTACCTGAGCGGATGAAACAATTCCACCATGCTCTCTCATATACTTTGCCAAAGTGCTAAGATACTTTCTTTCATGATAAGTAGTATCGCCATTTAAGAATCCCTGCCAAAGTAGCTCGTAATACGACGGGGCTGCATTTCCTGCACCATAACCGGTTCTTTTACTAAGTCTATAGTAAGAATATGGCATCAATGTAACATTGGATTCTCTTCTCACCAATTCTTTATATTCCTTATCAGACATTGCTCCTTCAAGGCTTTCAATAGCTGATGTATGAAAAGCGCCTGTTATAGCCACTATCTTTTCAGTATCAAATCCCTTTTCTATATATTCCTTTATCTTTCTTTTCATAAAGCTTTCACGGACTATATCTCTTATAAAAGATTTGTCATCTGAATTTGTATCTTTTCTTAGGCTTTCTCCAAACAAAGCACTACCGGATCTATAGCCCTGCATATCCTCACTCTGCTCTAAGTTTCTCTCCCAAAAACCTTCCATATCTATTTTAATACTTTTCTTTGAATTTGTTTCTGAGATAATCTCCTCTTCTTGAATATCGTCATTCTTTTTATCAAGTCCCAGAATTATATCTGATTCCAAGTCAAAAAAATGGCATTCTTTATTATTTTCCATTGCCCAAAGAATTGCCTGATACTCCGGTGAATATTCTGCAAACGGATAGAGAATCGTATCAATAGGTGCTTCCTTTGTGTATGCCATAATTGCAAATGGAGGAACAAGTTTTTTTGAGACAATATCATCTATCAAAAAGTCAAAATCCGCCGGTCCCTCTATAAGCACAAGTGCAGGCTTTATTTCATCCAAAAACTGTCTTAGAAAATATGCACCTGCAGGTGAAAAATGTCTAATTCCAAAAGTTTTCATGGCTGCCTCCTAGCCATTGAGCATCCTACATTCATTGTAGAGTCCAATCCACTCTTTTCCACGCTTTTTCATTATGTTCTCAAGGTACTCTTCCCAAACTTTTGAGTCTTTGGAATCTTCCTTTACTATTGCACCTTGAAGTCCTGCCGCAAGGTCCGCATCACTTATCTCTCCGTCTCCAAAGCTACCTGCCAAAGACATACTGTTTGTAAGTAAGGATATAGCCTCTGCAGTAGAAAGTACATTTGCTGTGGATTTAATTTTTTGCTTTCCGTCAAGTGTCTCACCCTGTCTAAGCTCTCTGAATATTGTACAGACTTTTTTTATTACCTCAGCCTCAGGCACCTTTGAAAGCAATGCCATACCTTCTGAAAGCTTCTCAATTCTGGTCTTTACTATATCCATCTCCTCTTCAAGAGTATTTGGACTTGGAAGTACCACTATATTAAATCTTCTCTTTAGAGCGGCACTCATATCATTTACACCTCGGTCTCTGGTATTTGCTGTAGCTATTATGGAAAATCCCTTCTTAGCCGCACTATCCTTACCAAGTTCCGGAATCGAAATTCTCTTTTCGGAGAGAATTGAAATAAGGGCATCCTGTACCTCAGAAGCACAACGTGATATCTCTTCAAATCTGGCAATCTTACCCTCTTCCATAGCCTCAAAAACAGGACTCTTTATAATTGCCTTATCACTTGGGCCTTCTGCTATAAGCATAGCATAATTCCATGAGTATCTTATCTGCTCCTCTGTAGTTCCTGCAGTTCCCTGTATGACACAGGTTGAGTTACCATTTATAGCAGCACATAGATGCTCTGACAACCATGACTTTGCAGTACCCGGCTCACCAATCAAAAGTAATGCTCTATCTGTTACCAAAGTAGCTATTGCTATTTCAACTATTCTTTTGTTTCCTATGTATTTTGGCATTATTTTAACACCATTGCACTCACCACCCATAATATACGTAAGTACAGATTTTGGTGACATCTTCCATCCTGTGGGAACAGGATTTTTTTCAGCCGTAATAAGTGCATCTATTTCTTTTTGGAACATGACCTCCGCCGGAAGCCTTTGTAATTCTTCGCTCATATCTATCACCTTTTATTTCTTCTTAACTTCTACAGTTTTCAAAAATTCAACCGACTTTTCATTATTAAATGTCTTTAAAGTCTCTATAGCATCAGTTTTACTTGCTTTATCAGATGTTTTTACAAGTTCAATCAAAAAGTCTATATTATCTTCACTATACTTCAAAGACTGTATAGCCCTTTTCCTTATATCTTTCCTTGCCTCACCATTTATAACAAACAAGTAAAAATCATTTTCTTCTTCTTTTGCAAGGTCCGCGATAATATCAAATCTCAGATACATCTCACTCTTTCCCATCGGATCAAAGCCTCTTTTTAGCGGTTCTACCATCATCTTTCCATTTTCCATGATCCATCTTCCGATCATAAATGAGATCTCACTGTATCCGTCCCCGAGTCCTGCAATAAACTTTGCTAATATTCTATAGTCTAAGAATATATCAGGATTTTCTTTTTTTGCTTCCACCAATATATCCCATCTTCCACTTCCGGTTGTAGTTAATGCAGTAATAACAGGCTCAAGCATCTTATAAGAATAATTTCCGTTCACCTTTCCACAGCCCGCTTCAATATCTGAAAGCTCGCTGCTTTCATATATACCGGCCTGAGTTTCAAGTACCGCATCTACAAGTGCAAGCAGATCCAAAGTCTTCTCACCGGTATTATCACACACGAACAGATCCTCTGCCTGCTTTTTGATCTGGGCAAACACCGGTGCCGCCTTTGAAAGTGCTTCCATATCATCTACACATTTTTTCAGTCTGAAGTCTTCATTTATAAGAGAGCTGCCTGTAATTACACTGTTTCTTAATTGTTCCTGTAATTTATATAAAATATCTAAATTCATAATAGCCTCCCTTAATATGCCAATCTAAGTATTTTGTTATCTGTGATAATACTTCTTGGCTCTACACAAATCTGCTTCAACCTTGAGTCATAATGTGCCAGTCCAAATAACACCTGATTTTTAAGATAATCTTTACTTGGAAGTCCAAATATTGAGTCCATTGCTGTTTTATCCTTAGTCATAGCCCTTAATAAGATCTGCTTTCCTTCTTTATCCTCTACTACAACATCTCTTCCATTTGTACCTATCTTTGCAAACTCAAA is a window from the Lachnoanaerobaculum umeaense genome containing:
- a CDS encoding VWA domain-containing protein, producing MDTNDRLRRWRLILGSEAQKRMDCMGDGPELSQEDLMMDMALDAIYNRDMKFSFGGGGGKGASSPHISRWLGDVRTLFDKDLVKIIQSDAMERCGLKQLIFEPELLDNIEPDMHMASMILTLKDQIPKQSKENAREFIKKIVEQINALLETDLKRAVTASINRKLHSPIPSASALDFHTTIRKGIKDYNTKLKKIIPQKYYFFERSATTAANKYTVILDIDQSGSMGESVIYSSIMSCILASMSAIKTKVVAFDTNIVDLSEKCEDPIDLLFGFTLGGGTDIEKSIKYCTKYIENPKKTIFFLISDLEEGGNRAGLLRRLTQMKEDGVIVICLLAISDAGKPFYDANMAQRIANNGIPCFAAAPQMLPRLLEKAMKNEDISEFANSNMGAMK
- a CDS encoding DUF5682 family protein, with the translated sequence MKTFGIRHFSPAGAYFLRQFLDEIKPALVLIEGPADFDFLIDDIVSKKLVPPFAIMAYTKEAPIDTILYPFAEYSPEYQAILWAMENNKECHFFDLESDIILGLDKKNDDIQEEEIISETNSKKSIKIDMEGFWERNLEQSEDMQGYRSGSALFGESLRKDTNSDDKSFIRDIVRESFMKRKIKEYIEKGFDTEKIVAITGAFHTSAIESLEGAMSDKEYKELVRRESNVTLMPYSYYRLSKRTGYGAGNAAPSYYELLWQGFLNGDTTYHERKYLSTLAKYMREHGGIVSSAQVIEATRLARELAIIRGGSVPTLEDLKDASITCIGGGSFGDMAMGFAETDIGKKIGSVPQDAMQTSIQSDFTSKLKQLKLEKYKELVATPLQLDLRENLRVKSKESAFLDLNRSFFLYRLVVLGIDFAQIKRSNQDNATWAENWILQWTPEAEIQIVESVLKGDTIADAVAFVLSERLLEATKISEIAEVIEAAFNCGLPKIVEGAKRSLDEMANGTISIHDIAGTVSKLSNMISFGDIRKLDREPLVPIVKRLCIRAALMLVGESTCDDIAAATLADDIQKIHNVFMVQDFLDESLWIDKLMELSNRDDLNTKISGLATAILLDVGKIDEPTLRKEVSRRLSIGMPAELGANWFAGLSMRNHYALIGRLTLWESLSEYLDTLDEEEFRRSVVFLRRAFVEYSAKEKDMIAENLGEIWGLNAQAVSEIINSEIKEVDTEILEDFDFGDF
- a CDS encoding ATP-binding protein, whose product is MSEELQRLPAEVMFQKEIDALITAEKNPVPTGWKMSPKSVLTYIMGGECNGVKIMPKYIGNKRIVEIAIATLVTDRALLLIGEPGTAKSWLSEHLCAAINGNSTCVIQGTAGTTEEQIRYSWNYAMLIAEGPSDKAIIKSPVFEAMEEGKIARFEEISRCASEVQDALISILSEKRISIPELGKDSAAKKGFSIIATANTRDRGVNDMSAALKRRFNIVVLPSPNTLEEEMDIVKTRIEKLSEGMALLSKVPEAEVIKKVCTIFRELRQGETLDGKQKIKSTANVLSTAEAISLLTNSMSLAGSFGDGEISDADLAAGLQGAIVKEDSKDSKVWEEYLENIMKKRGKEWIGLYNECRMLNG